The following proteins are co-located in the Halalkalicoccus subterraneus genome:
- a CDS encoding SRPBCC family protein has protein sequence MREASVSRFVQATTRQVDRLLSPASIVEYEGSFEPRETIELEEGTRVIAGASGLEMGLFFEERENGYRYEQEGEAGPFEQMETTLTYGAENEGTRIEMVSTVSLDLFPRRLTDRVAVWKREAELERALDAIEEAL, from the coding sequence ATGCGCGAGGCCAGCGTTTCGCGGTTCGTTCAGGCGACGACACGACAGGTCGACCGGCTCCTCTCGCCCGCGTCGATCGTCGAGTACGAGGGGAGTTTCGAGCCCCGCGAGACGATCGAACTCGAGGAGGGGACCCGCGTGATCGCCGGCGCGAGCGGGCTGGAGATGGGACTGTTCTTCGAGGAACGCGAGAACGGCTACCGATACGAACAGGAGGGCGAGGCGGGCCCCTTCGAACAGATGGAGACGACGCTCACCTACGGGGCCGAAAACGAGGGAACCCGGATCGAGATGGTCTCGACCGTCTCCCTCGACCTCTTTCCGCGGCGGCTCACCGATCGTGTGGCGGTCTGGAAGCGCGAGGCCGAACTCGAACGCGCCCTCGACGCCATCGAGGAGGCGCTATGA